In Chloroflexota bacterium, a genomic segment contains:
- a CDS encoding NADH-quinone oxidoreductase subunit M, protein MEYLLHPLTLVTFFPLLGVLVLLFLKPEQHNAHRWTALVASLINFGISIVLLAQFIGYESIQPGQLQLAINIPWIQVAGWNISYAMGVDGLSILLVLLTTFLTPISILSTWNAVETKVKDFMIFFLMLEVGMTGVFLAQDLFLFYVFWEFTLVPMYFLIGIWGGPERMYAAVKFFLYTMAGSLLMLLAILWLGIYQGTFSVPELIAQGGIPADIQMWLFLAFAAAFAIKVPMWPLHSWLPDAHVQAPTAGSVILAGVLLKMGTYGFIRFNIPLFPAAAVKAAPWMALLAVIGIIYGAAVSYYQRDIKKLVAYSSVSHLGFVMLGLFALNPQGIQGGILQMINHGLSTGALFLLVGMIYEQTHTRDFEVYGGLWKLMPIYGTLTLIVALSSMGLPGLNGFVGEFTILLGAFGSEAIGSPWYAGLSAIGVILAAVYMLYFFQKIFLGPEGSIVEEVKKHGHALRDLNAREIITLLPILVLIFWIGLYPKPFFVLMAPTVDKLVAAVQAAAGAMH, encoded by the coding sequence ATGGAATATCTTTTGCACCCTCTCACATTGGTCACATTCTTCCCCTTACTGGGCGTGCTGGTTTTGCTGTTCCTCAAGCCGGAGCAACATAATGCCCACCGCTGGACAGCCCTGGTCGCTTCGCTGATTAATTTTGGCATCTCGATCGTGTTGCTGGCGCAGTTCATTGGCTACGAAAGTATTCAGCCCGGACAACTCCAACTGGCAATCAATATCCCCTGGATTCAGGTTGCCGGATGGAATATCAGCTACGCCATGGGCGTTGATGGCCTGAGCATTCTTCTGGTGCTGCTGACCACTTTCCTGACCCCGATTTCGATCCTTTCCACCTGGAATGCCGTCGAGACGAAAGTCAAAGATTTTATGATTTTCTTCTTGATGCTGGAAGTTGGCATGACGGGCGTTTTCCTGGCGCAGGATTTATTCCTGTTCTACGTGTTCTGGGAATTCACCCTGGTGCCGATGTACTTCCTGATTGGTATCTGGGGCGGGCCTGAACGCATGTATGCCGCGGTCAAGTTCTTCCTGTACACGATGGCGGGTTCCTTGCTGATGCTGCTGGCGATTCTGTGGCTGGGCATCTACCAGGGCACCTTCTCGGTTCCGGAGCTGATCGCCCAAGGCGGCATCCCGGCGGATATTCAGATGTGGCTCTTCCTGGCATTCGCCGCGGCTTTTGCCATTAAAGTGCCCATGTGGCCGCTACACTCATGGCTTCCCGATGCCCACGTTCAGGCGCCCACCGCTGGCTCGGTCATCCTTGCCGGTGTTCTGCTAAAAATGGGCACTTACGGTTTTATCCGCTTCAATATTCCGCTCTTCCCGGCGGCGGCGGTCAAAGCCGCTCCCTGGATGGCGTTATTGGCAGTGATCGGTATCATCTATGGCGCGGCCGTATCGTACTATCAGCGTGATATTAAGAAACTGGTCGCTTACTCATCGGTCAGCCACCTGGGTTTTGTCATGCTGGGCCTTTTCGCCCTCAACCCCCAGGGTATTCAGGGCGGCATCCTGCAAATGATCAACCACGGTCTCAGCACGGGCGCTTTGTTCCTTTTGGTGGGTATGATTTACGAGCAGACCCATACCCGCGACTTTGAAGTCTACGGCGGCTTGTGGAAGTTGATGCCCATTTACGGCACCCTGACCCTGATTGTGGCGCTCTCCTCGATGGGCTTGCCCGGCCTGAACGGTTTCGTTGGCGAATTCACCATCTTACTCGGCGCGTTTGGCTCCGAGGCCATCGGTTCCCCCTGGTACGCAGGTCTCTCGGCAATCGGTGTCATCCTGGCAGCGGTCTACATGCTTTACTTCTTCCAAAAAATCTTCCTCGGACCTGAAGGCTCGATTGTCGAAGAAGTCAAGAAGCACGGCCACGCCCTGCGCGATCTGAATGCTCGCGAGATCATTACCCTGCTGCCAATCCTGGTACTGATCTTCTGGATCGGCCTGTATCCCAAGCCGTTCTTTGTACTGATGGCCCCAACGGTCGATAAATTGGTCGCCGCCGTGCAAGCCGCGGCCGGGGCAATGCACTAA
- a CDS encoding NADH-quinone oxidoreductase subunit L encodes MLLSEVATSGPSFFYLAPWLVFFPAIGLLINIMFGGRFGEKLIGGVAATASGLTFVVAVLLALSLRAHPEGTTILLAEWISIAELNIDWAFRVDTLSVTMMMVVGGVGTLIHIYAIGYMHEDVRFKNDPGRYRRFFVFFNLFIAAMMILVSGDNYLMLFVGWEGVGLCSYLLIGFWYDKDLLGRPSHENATAGKKAFVTNRVGDFGFLIAGFIMFWAFKSVQFDQVFEYAHHVAEHNPGVILAITLFMLLGVAGKSAQIPLFVWLPDAMAGPTPVSALIHAATMVTAGVYLVARSAPLFSLVPQAQNTVALVGGITALFAATIAVGQYDIKKVLAYSTISQLGFMVAAVGMGAFVAGMFHLITHAFFKALLFLSAGSVILGVERGHHHAAHGHDDHDDHGHTDHHEEEVFDPGDMRNMGGMRKTMPVTFWLYMIGTIALAGIPPFAGFFSKDEILAEANTLNFPVYILLAIAAFFTAFYMGRQIWLVFFGKARHEAAKHAEESPLIMTVPLMILAALSILGGALNFPGVSTLTHWIEHTYETFHLHLHHGEFNPTVAITSTVLGLLAIFLSWLLYGRKPIVEGQTDPLKRMFGPIFVGMENKWWIDELYWAVILNPYIALARFLADTIDWKFWHDWFHDSVIASGFRTIARVFAEPIDLGFIDAIANGLAQGTQMLSGSLRRLQTGYVRNYALSVFVGVVVILGYLILR; translated from the coding sequence ATGCTCCTAAGTGAAGTCGCAACAAGCGGACCGAGTTTCTTCTACCTCGCGCCCTGGCTGGTTTTCTTTCCAGCCATTGGGCTGCTGATTAATATCATGTTCGGTGGCCGATTCGGAGAAAAACTGATCGGCGGCGTGGCCGCCACAGCCTCCGGGTTGACCTTTGTGGTTGCGGTGCTGCTGGCGCTTTCGCTGCGCGCCCACCCCGAAGGCACAACTATTCTCCTCGCTGAGTGGATCTCGATTGCTGAATTGAACATCGATTGGGCCTTCCGCGTCGATACACTTTCAGTCACTATGATGATGGTGGTCGGCGGCGTTGGCACGCTGATCCATATCTATGCCATCGGCTACATGCACGAAGATGTGCGCTTCAAGAACGACCCCGGTCGTTACCGCCGCTTCTTCGTCTTCTTCAACCTGTTCATCGCCGCCATGATGATTTTGGTCAGTGGCGATAACTACTTAATGCTCTTCGTCGGTTGGGAGGGCGTGGGCCTGTGTTCGTACCTGCTGATCGGTTTCTGGTACGACAAAGACCTGCTCGGACGCCCCAGCCACGAAAACGCAACCGCCGGGAAGAAGGCCTTCGTTACCAATCGCGTTGGCGACTTTGGCTTCTTAATCGCCGGTTTTATCATGTTCTGGGCTTTCAAGAGCGTACAATTCGATCAGGTTTTCGAATACGCTCATCATGTTGCCGAACATAATCCTGGCGTTATTCTGGCGATTACACTCTTCATGCTGCTGGGTGTGGCCGGCAAATCGGCGCAGATTCCGCTCTTCGTGTGGCTGCCCGATGCCATGGCTGGCCCTACCCCTGTCTCGGCGCTGATCCATGCGGCGACGATGGTGACGGCGGGCGTTTATCTGGTGGCGCGTTCAGCCCCCTTATTCTCGCTGGTACCCCAGGCGCAAAATACAGTTGCCTTGGTGGGCGGCATCACAGCTTTATTTGCTGCCACAATTGCCGTTGGGCAATATGACATCAAGAAAGTGCTGGCCTACTCCACCATCAGCCAGTTGGGCTTCATGGTAGCAGCTGTTGGCATGGGCGCCTTTGTAGCGGGCATGTTCCACCTGATTACACACGCTTTCTTCAAGGCATTGCTCTTCCTCTCCGCCGGATCAGTGATTTTGGGCGTTGAGCGCGGGCATCACCACGCTGCTCACGGGCACGACGATCACGACGACCACGGCCATACCGACCATCACGAGGAAGAAGTCTTCGATCCCGGTGATATGCGTAATATGGGCGGTATGCGAAAAACTATGCCGGTGACGTTCTGGCTATATATGATCGGCACCATTGCCCTGGCAGGTATCCCCCCCTTCGCGGGGTTCTTCTCGAAAGATGAGATTTTGGCCGAAGCCAATACGCTCAATTTCCCGGTGTATATTTTGCTGGCAATTGCGGCTTTCTTCACTGCTTTTTACATGGGACGCCAAATCTGGCTGGTTTTCTTCGGGAAAGCCCGCCACGAGGCCGCCAAACACGCCGAGGAAAGCCCGCTGATTATGACCGTTCCCCTGATGATTTTGGCGGCTCTCTCCATTTTAGGTGGGGCGCTGAATTTCCCCGGGGTGAGTACGCTCACGCATTGGATTGAACACACCTACGAGACATTTCACCTGCATCTGCATCACGGTGAATTTAACCCCACTGTGGCAATCACCTCCACGGTGCTGGGGCTGCTTGCCATCTTTCTTTCGTGGCTGCTCTACGGGCGCAAGCCCATCGTCGAGGGACAAACCGACCCACTCAAACGCATGTTCGGCCCCATCTTCGTCGGCATGGAAAACAAATGGTGGATCGACGAACTTTATTGGGCTGTAATTCTCAATCCCTATATCGCTTTAGCACGCTTCCTGGCCGATACGATTGACTGGAAATTCTGGCACGACTGGTTCCACGATTCGGTGATTGCCAGCGGGTTCAGGACCATCGCCCGCGTATTTGCCGAACCGATTGATCTGGGCTTTATCGATGCAATTGCCAACGGCCTGGCACAAGGCACACAAATGCTCTCTGGCAGCCTGCGCCGCTTACAAACTGGTTATGTCCGCAACTACGCCTTATCGGTATTCGTTGGTGTAGTCGTTATCTTGGGTTATCTCATCTTACGATAA
- the nuoK gene encoding NADH-quinone oxidoreductase subunit NuoK yields the protein MLPVSYYIALSAILFTIGALGVLIRRNAIIIFMSVELMLNAANLAFVAFARSYESLSGQVFVFFIMTVAAAEVAVGLALIVAIFRSKHNIDVDQMSSLKG from the coding sequence ATGCTCCCAGTTTCTTACTATATTGCACTTTCCGCCATTTTATTTACGATTGGCGCTTTGGGCGTTCTCATCCGCCGCAACGCCATCATTATCTTTATGTCCGTCGAATTGATGCTCAATGCCGCTAACTTGGCCTTTGTGGCCTTTGCCCGCAGCTACGAATCGCTCAGCGGGCAGGTATTCGTGTTTTTCATCATGACAGTCGCCGCCGCAGAAGTTGCGGTGGGGTTAGCGCTGATCGTTGCCATCTTCCGCTCAAAGCACAATATTGATGTGGATCAGATGAGCAGTCTTAAAGGTTAA
- a CDS encoding NADH-quinone oxidoreductase subunit J, whose translation MNNTDLILFLFLAIISIAAALGMLFSRNAVYSALYLIVNFVTVALFYLILGGAFIAVSQVAVYAGAIMVLFLFVIMLLGAEELGQSQTLGWQRPLAIVLGVGLIAEILSVVLTQTGVIASASSLPEGFGSPASIGKILFTQYLLPFEVTSVLLLVAMVGAIVLTQRNKKDA comes from the coding sequence ATGAATAATACAGACTTAATCTTATTTCTCTTTCTCGCAATTATCTCCATCGCCGCCGCGCTGGGGATGCTCTTTAGCCGCAACGCCGTCTATTCGGCGCTTTACCTCATCGTCAATTTTGTCACGGTGGCGCTCTTCTACCTGATTCTGGGTGGCGCGTTCATTGCTGTAAGCCAGGTGGCGGTATATGCCGGGGCGATTATGGTGCTTTTTCTCTTTGTGATTATGCTCCTGGGCGCCGAAGAACTGGGACAAAGCCAAACGCTGGGCTGGCAACGTCCGCTGGCAATCGTGCTAGGGGTGGGGCTGATTGCTGAAATTCTCTCTGTGGTGCTTACCCAGACAGGCGTGATCGCCTCGGCCAGTTCGCTGCCCGAGGGGTTTGGCAGCCCGGCGTCCATCGGCAAGATACTCTTTACCCAATATCTGCTGCCCTTCGAAGTCACTTCGGTGCTGTTGCTGGTAGCGATGGTTGGCGCGATTGTACTCACCCAGCGAAACAAAAAGGACGCCTGA
- the nuoI gene encoding NADH-quinone oxidoreductase subunit NuoI, which produces MAFPERARVQEIFKGMWITFASMFEKPVTIQYPEVKRPVKARFRGRHVLNRYENGLEKCIGCSLCAAACPADAIFVEAAENTDDVRFSPGERYASTYEINMLRCIYCGYCEDACPTEAVTLEDNYELSFISRAEAIYTKERLLVAVPENGKATPQDVEPGMFTRSIPLMANPTD; this is translated from the coding sequence ATGGCGTTCCCAGAACGAGCACGTGTTCAAGAAATATTCAAAGGAATGTGGATTACATTCGCATCCATGTTCGAAAAACCGGTGACCATCCAGTACCCGGAGGTCAAACGGCCTGTTAAGGCGCGCTTCCGCGGCAGGCACGTTCTCAACCGTTATGAGAATGGCCTGGAAAAGTGCATCGGTTGTTCGCTGTGCGCCGCGGCGTGCCCGGCAGATGCCATCTTCGTTGAAGCCGCCGAAAATACCGACGACGTCCGTTTTTCGCCGGGTGAGCGCTATGCCAGTACCTACGAAATCAATATGTTGCGCTGTATCTACTGCGGGTATTGCGAAGACGCCTGCCCCACCGAGGCAGTCACGCTGGAAGACAACTACGAACTTTCGTTTATCAGCCGGGCCGAAGCCATATACACGAAAGAACGCCTCCTGGTAGCCGTGCCCGAAAACGGGAAAGCGACCCCGCAAGATGTAGAACCCGGGATGTTCACCCGTTCAATTCCACTGATGGCAAACCCCACGGATTAG
- the nuoH gene encoding NADH-quinone oxidoreductase subunit NuoH has protein sequence MDQALIIEWVIKAVILLLFGVTGFAYLTLYERRALARIQVRIGPNRAGPWGLLQPVADGVKLIFNQELIPAKADKVLFILAPIITVLPALIIWAVIPWGRQVVIGGREINLYLADVSVGVLYLTAVTSIAVYGVVIAGWSSNNKYALLGGLRASAQMVSYELALGLSLIGPILLAGSMSLVDIVEAQKGIWFALPQFLAFIIFLLAGLAEINRAPFDMPEAEQELVAGYHSEYSGMKFALFFMAEYIKMIAIAAIAATLFLGGYRLPFIDIPAAFEPLVLFIKILILLFGMIWVRATLPRFRYDRLMAFGWKVLLPLSLANVFFTAVILVLKG, from the coding sequence ATGGATCAAGCATTAATTATTGAATGGGTAATCAAAGCCGTCATTTTGCTGCTGTTTGGGGTGACTGGTTTTGCTTATCTCACACTGTATGAACGCCGGGCGTTGGCGCGCATTCAGGTGCGCATTGGCCCGAACCGCGCTGGTCCCTGGGGGCTGCTGCAACCGGTCGCCGACGGCGTCAAGTTGATATTCAATCAGGAACTTATCCCTGCGAAGGCTGACAAAGTGTTGTTCATCCTGGCGCCAATCATTACGGTGCTTCCGGCGCTGATTATCTGGGCGGTAATTCCCTGGGGGCGGCAGGTTGTCATCGGCGGAAGGGAAATCAATCTTTATCTGGCCGATGTCAGCGTTGGAGTGCTGTATCTAACAGCCGTGACGTCGATTGCCGTATACGGGGTTGTGATTGCCGGATGGTCGTCGAATAACAAATATGCCCTGCTGGGCGGCTTGCGCGCCTCGGCGCAGATGGTCAGCTACGAGTTGGCCCTGGGCCTGTCACTGATTGGCCCCATTTTGTTGGCGGGTTCAATGAGTCTGGTGGATATTGTGGAAGCGCAGAAAGGAATCTGGTTTGCACTGCCGCAATTCCTGGCTTTTATCATCTTTTTGCTGGCCGGGCTGGCTGAAATCAATCGTGCGCCGTTCGATATGCCCGAAGCCGAGCAGGAATTGGTCGCCGGGTATCACTCGGAATATTCCGGTATGAAGTTCGCGCTATTCTTCATGGCCGAATATATCAAGATGATCGCCATCGCCGCGATTGCCGCGACGCTCTTTTTGGGCGGCTATCGCCTGCCCTTTATCGACATTCCCGCAGCCTTTGAACCATTGGTTCTGTTTATCAAGATTCTGATTTTGCTCTTTGGCATGATCTGGGTGCGGGCCACTTTGCCCCGCTTCCGATACGACCGTCTGATGGCGTTCGGCTGGAAAGTTTTGCTCCCCCTGTCTTTGGCAAATGTATTTTTCACTGCCGTTATATTGGTACTCAAAGGGTAG
- the nuoG gene encoding NADH-quinone oxidoreductase subunit NuoG — MTKEITLTIDGQQVTVPDGTIVVDAAKNAGIDIPVFCYHPKMEPVGMCRMCLVDIGRPVFDRATGEAVLEEDGNPKIQFGWKLETACTVPVSEGMVVDGLSDKVQQGREDIVEFLLTSHPLDCPICDKGGECPLQNLTMAYGSSDSRFIFDEKIHAAKNVALGDLIWLDRERCIQCARCIRFQEEIADDPVLEFFNRGRATDIITNSEPGFDSYWSGNTTDICPVGALTTADFRFGARPWELNQAASLCSHCAVGCNLTYNTRREAKSGGDIVIKRAMPRQNEQVNELWICDKGRFAYHYVDSSDRLTQPLIRKNGELTPASWDEALTLVAEQLKNAGGGLLTLAGGRLPNEDLFNLKKLSEGLGGTAALHSYMAGGDLTAQMSMSETVNLSTIGAGDAIVVVACDLEEEAPVWWLRVKQAAKRGAKLTVVNPRPTKTEHHASEIIRYTYGEEVAAIKKVSLAEAAKVIVFFGSEGLGLEGSAAVAQACAKLAASKSGALVGVWPQANTQGAWDMGLRPGADLSTAKALYIAGADPVGDNPALAETVQKVDFVVVQELFLTETAALADVVLPAQAQQEREGTYTSGERRVQRFYPVVSSKGESKADFDIAAQIGAKAGVELKGRFPSLVFPQICAEVAGYAGLSYAKLAEVTEQWPIVSRGDLFYGGTSYENKLGLGVQLTPLGEDKAPTAAAPTAVIPRAASVRPAHDGVVAVPITRLYDQGKLVGTSKVLHPRLAQPFVLVNPEDSQKLKSTDGMAVSLSVNGSLAVDVVVQEDESVPQGFALVPRSMGIPIEQPSEFTFGIAESAVA, encoded by the coding sequence ATGACAAAAGAAATTACCCTAACCATAGACGGCCAGCAAGTCACTGTACCTGATGGCACCATCGTCGTAGACGCCGCCAAGAATGCCGGCATAGACATCCCGGTTTTCTGCTACCATCCCAAGATGGAACCGGTGGGCATGTGCCGCATGTGTCTGGTAGATATTGGCCGCCCGGTATTTGACCGTGCCACCGGCGAAGCCGTGCTCGAAGAAGACGGCAACCCCAAAATTCAATTTGGCTGGAAACTCGAAACCGCCTGCACCGTCCCCGTTTCGGAGGGTATGGTTGTGGACGGTCTGAGCGACAAAGTGCAGCAAGGCCGTGAAGACATCGTAGAATTCTTGCTGACTTCGCACCCGCTCGACTGCCCGATCTGCGACAAGGGCGGCGAGTGCCCGCTGCAAAATTTGACCATGGCTTACGGCTCCAGCGACAGCCGCTTCATCTTCGATGAGAAAATCCACGCCGCCAAAAATGTGGCCCTCGGCGACCTGATCTGGCTGGACCGCGAACGCTGCATTCAATGCGCCCGCTGCATCCGCTTCCAGGAAGAGATCGCCGACGACCCGGTGCTGGAATTCTTTAACCGCGGCCGCGCCACCGACATCATCACCAACTCAGAACCGGGTTTCGACTCCTACTGGTCGGGCAATACTACCGATATTTGTCCTGTCGGCGCGCTGACTACGGCGGATTTCCGCTTTGGCGCTCGCCCCTGGGAACTCAACCAGGCCGCTTCGCTATGCAGCCATTGCGCCGTGGGGTGCAACCTGACGTACAACACCCGCCGTGAAGCCAAATCCGGCGGCGATATTGTGATTAAACGGGCGATGCCGCGCCAGAACGAGCAGGTCAACGAATTATGGATCTGCGATAAAGGCCGCTTCGCCTATCATTATGTGGATAGCAGCGACCGCCTGACCCAGCCATTGATTCGCAAAAATGGGGAACTCACCCCTGCGAGCTGGGATGAAGCCCTGACGCTGGTCGCCGAGCAACTCAAAAACGCCGGGGGTGGATTGCTGACTCTGGCGGGTGGACGGCTGCCCAATGAGGACTTGTTCAATCTCAAGAAGCTCAGCGAAGGTCTGGGCGGCACGGCAGCCCTGCACAGCTATATGGCTGGCGGCGATCTGACGGCTCAGATGAGCATGTCGGAAACTGTAAACCTTTCCACGATCGGCGCGGGCGATGCGATTGTAGTCGTCGCCTGCGATCTGGAAGAAGAAGCGCCGGTGTGGTGGCTGCGTGTCAAGCAAGCGGCCAAACGCGGGGCTAAATTGACCGTCGTCAACCCCCGCCCCACCAAGACTGAACACCACGCTTCAGAAATTATCCGGTACACCTACGGCGAAGAAGTTGCTGCCATCAAGAAGGTTAGTCTGGCCGAAGCCGCGAAAGTGATTGTCTTCTTCGGCAGCGAGGGCCTCGGCCTGGAGGGTTCTGCCGCCGTGGCACAGGCCTGCGCAAAACTGGCTGCCAGCAAATCCGGTGCGCTGGTGGGTGTGTGGCCGCAGGCCAACACGCAAGGCGCCTGGGATATGGGCTTACGCCCCGGGGCAGACCTTTCAACCGCAAAGGCGCTCTATATTGCCGGCGCTGACCCCGTCGGCGATAATCCTGCCCTGGCTGAAACTGTCCAAAAGGTCGATTTCGTCGTCGTGCAGGAGTTGTTCCTCACCGAAACCGCCGCGCTGGCCGATGTGGTATTACCCGCACAGGCACAGCAAGAACGCGAGGGCACTTATACTTCGGGCGAGCGGCGTGTACAACGCTTCTATCCCGTAGTCAGCAGCAAGGGCGAGAGCAAGGCCGATTTCGACATCGCTGCGCAAATTGGCGCAAAAGCCGGTGTGGAACTCAAAGGACGCTTCCCGTCGCTGGTCTTCCCGCAAATTTGCGCTGAAGTAGCCGGTTATGCTGGCCTGAGCTACGCCAAATTGGCCGAAGTCACTGAACAGTGGCCGATCGTCAGCCGTGGCGATTTGTTCTACGGCGGCACATCCTACGAGAATAAGCTGGGCCTGGGTGTGCAATTGACTCCCCTGGGAGAAGATAAAGCCCCCACCGCGGCAGCCCCCACCGCAGTAATTCCGCGAGCCGCCTCCGTTCGCCCCGCTCACGACGGGGTCGTCGCTGTGCCAATCACGCGGCTCTACGATCAGGGCAAACTCGTCGGCACATCCAAGGTATTGCACCCCCGTCTGGCACAGCCGTTTGTTTTGGTCAATCCTGAAGATTCACAAAAACTCAAATCGACCGACGGCATGGCTGTCAGCCTGAGTGTGAATGGCAGCCTAGCAGTCGATGTTGTGGTTCAAGAAGACGAAAGCGTGCCGCAAGGTTTCGCTCTCGTGCCGCGCAGTATGGGAATTCCAATTGAGCAGCCCAGCGAATTCACGTTTGGGATTGCTGAATCTGCCGTAGCATAA